tgagcacagagcccaatgtggggctcgatcccattaccctgagatcatgacctgaggtgaaactaagagtcgggtgcttaactgacagatccaccccggcacccccataagtcctaatatttttaaataactgaaattatacagaaatattttttctgcccaCAATGGAATTACATTAGatataataacaataacacacctagaaaaaaagtataaattaaaataacacacttctaaataattcattgACAAGGAAAAATCACAAGagatattacaaaatatttctaattaaatagtaaagaaaaaaacaataggtGCAAATTTGTGGtgtgcagctaaagcagtgcttagaaagaaattttaaatattcataatagAAAAGAAGACAGGTCTTGACTTAAGTTTCCAATCTAATAAGGTAGgaggaaaaaagagtaaagaaactccaacagaaagaaataataaaggtaagagagaaaatcaataaaacttttcaaaaaccagacaaacaatAGCGAAAGTAACAAAGGCAAAGCTGGGTCTTTGAAGacatcaacaaaattaacaaacctctaagtaaataaatcaacaaGAGAGAAGTCACAAATTAGTAATACAAagaatgatggggcacctgggtggctcagttggttaagcctctgccttcagctcaggtcatgatcccagggtcctgggattgagccctgcattgggctccctgctcagtggggagccttcttttccctctccctctgccccccggctcatgctctctctctctcaatcaaataaataaataaaatctttaaaaaaaatgctgaaaaaggGAAGATCACTAAAATCCTCAGacactaaaaggaaaatatgactATATTGTAAACCAATTTTGCGCCAAAATAATAGACAATTTAGATAAGATGAACAAATTTCTTGACATATACAATTAGCAAAATGGACACAAGgtgaaaaagaaagtttaaaggGCCCTgaatctattaaagaaattgaatttgttatCAAAAATCTTCACACAAAGAAAATTCCAAgcccagatggattcacaggaaattttgtcaaatttatctTTGGAGAAAATAATATCAATGTTACAAAGACtctttaggaaaacagaaaaggaggaatGACTTCCCAATGTATTTTACTAGCTCAACATGATGCTgctaccaaaaccaaacaaagacactataaaaaaagaaaattacagatcaatatccctcatgaatatattaaaaaaatattagggggcacctgggtggctcagttggttaagcgaccagctcttgatttgggctcaggtcatgatctcaaagttgtaagatcgggccccacatcaggtaggcatggagcctgcttaagattctctctcatcctctccctctgtccctccctcccctctaaaatatatatatatattaacaaaatattaggaacCCTAATATTAACAAATTAGGAAATCAAACCTTAAGCCATTATAAAAAATTCatgaacatatatacatattaatattaacaaaataatggGAATTCTAAAATTAACACAATATTAGGAAATCAAATTCAGCcacgtatttaaaaaaaaaaaaagaatgtcataaCCAAGTAGGATTTTCTCAGGAATAAAAGGTTAAATCAATACTCAAAAATCAGTCAATGTAAttcaccaattaaaaaataataataaaggaagaaaaacaataatttcagtacatatagaaaaatcatttgaaaaaatttaacaCTTGTTTATGAAAAAACTCTCAGAAACCTAGCAATAGAAAAGGatttcctcaatctgataaatgatatctacaaaataactacAGGTAACACAATACCTAATGGAGAAATAATGAATGCTTTCCCTTTAACATCAagaatgaaggggcacctgggtggctcagatgtttgggcatctgccttcggctcaggtcacgatcccggcgtcctgggatcaagccccacatggggcccccacttggcagggagtctgcttctccctctccctctaacgttccccctgcttgtgctctctcgccctctctgttaaagaaaatcttaaaaaaaaaaaaaagaatgaagtaaaaacGCCTACTCATTCTATGTCAGTCTTTTGGAGGTGCCAGCCAGTggaataaggtaaaaaaaaaaggaataaaagcataaaatcaaaaaagaaaaaataagaatgtatttGTTCACTGAAGacatgtagaaaatcctaaagaatgtACAAATGAGTGACTAAAATTAATAAAGTGGATTAACAAAATTGCAGATGAggtcaataaacaaaaatcaactatatttctacatattaacagcaaaaaaaggaaaattatttttagaaatttaatagATAATAACATCAagaacattatttataaatacatttaaccaaagatGTGCAAGATCTCCATACTAAAAACTGCAaaacaatgaggaaaatgagagaagatCTAATAAGTGGAGATGTATAACATGTTCATGAATTGAGAGGCTCTATATTGATCTAAGATTTAATGAAATCAATTATAATCCCATCaaactttcttaaaaatagaaattggcatttgattctaaaattcatgtgaAAGTACACAGATATTAAAATAGCCACACCTGAACAAAGGAGTACAAAGCTGATCTCAAAACTCAGTATAAAGTTACATTGATTAGGACACTGTAGTACTAGTAAAAATGTAATATCAAATCTTTTGTTGAAACAGAGTAGGGAGACCAGAAATGGACTCACACATGTAGCTATTTGATTTTTAACgaagaaaccaaagaaatccACTGAAGGGAGAACAGTGGTTCCAGCTGATGCTGGAATAACTCAACCTCAATCTCTAACTGAAACcacattcaaaaaacaaattaattcgAAACATATCACAGATTCAAATGCAAAGCTAAAACTATATATGTCTAGAaccaaatataaaagaatatcatTATGATTAAGAAATAAGCAATGATTTCTTAAGCAGGATACAGGAGCAATAACTATTAAAGaatgacaaatcagattttatcaaaataaagatGTCTGATCATCTGAAGAtagcattaataaaatgaagtggCAAACCACAGCCTGGGCTATATGTGCAACAAAAAAGGGactgtatccagaatatattaagaactaCTCCAGTAGTGGCCTTGTTCTCCGCCTTTCTTTTCTCGTATCTGGGGCCGCTCTGTTCTTGTCAGCCTACAGCCTGCAGTCTGCCTGAGACCAAGCACCATGCCTTCAATTAAATTGCAGAGTTCTGATGGAGAGATATTTGAGGTTGATGTTGAAATTGCCAAACAGTCTGTGACTATCAAGACCATGTTGGAAGATTTGGGAGTGGATGATGAAGGAGATGATGACCCAGTTCCTCTACCAAATGTTAACacagcaatatttaaaaaggtCATTCAGTGGTGCACCCACCACAAGGATGACCCCCCTCCTCCCAAGGATGatgagaacaaagaaaagcagaCAGATGATATCCCTGTTTGGGACCAAGAATTCCTGAAAGTTGACCAAGGAACACTTTTTCAACTTATTTTGGCTGCGAACTACTTAGACATCAAAGGTTTGCTTGATGTTACATGCAAGACTGTTGCCAATATGATCAAGGGGAAAACTCCTGAGGAGATCCGCAAGATCTTCAATATCAAAAATGACTTTACTGAAGAAGAGGAAGCCCAGGTATGCAAAGAGAACCAGTGATGTGAAGAGAAGTGAAATGTTATGCCTGACACTGTAACACTGTAAGGATTGTTCCAAATACTAGTAGCACTGCtctgtttataattattaatattagaCAAACAGTAGACAAATGGCAGCAGCAAATCAGTTGTTTAAGCAGAATATTGTCCTCCTTGCATGTGTAGTTTGAGTACAGATTCCAAACTTATGGCTGAGTTTCATCTAGTAtgatcaaattttcttttttctttgctctaagTAAACCTGAACGGTGGgttctctgtaaaaaaaaaaaaaaaaaaaagaactactccTAAATtcccaataataaaaatataaggtaTTCAAAATGCATGAGCTTTACAGAGAAGCAAATCAACCACTATAGTACAATACATTGAACACTCTGACAGAATTAGCACAAAAAGTTACAGGAGCATCGAGCAGAAGTGTCATCATCACACTAGAagcatggggcaggggcaggtttGGGACGctaatttttaaagggaaagttGCAATGATGAGGGAAAGCTTCAAGAAAGTACTGGGAAGTTGGGGGAAGTTAGGGAATACCATAAAGGAAGAAGTTGTTGGTATTCTCTTGGCCTAATTACCACTGAGGTTTTTTTACCATGGCGTATCAAGTGACTATATGCAATGAGAGACACCCATCAAAGGCTGAATGTCATCAGATGTCCTAAATCACAGGCAGGCACCACAGTATCCACTGAATGATGGAAATGAAACATTAAAGATCATGGTCAGACATACCTAATGGGCATAAGTGGGTTACACAAACAGATACCACGTGTCACCCCTGTTGTTCTGATGCCTCTCTCTCAGCTCACACCTCTGGCCTCATATGGGGTCCCCTACTCCTAGTggacagaggagaaggaaaaaagcctGAGCCTACTTCTTGGTTTGTCAGCTCAGTATGTTGTTGTAAACCAAAATGAACTGTTGCTGCATGACAAGCTCAAGTAGGAGAAACCATGACAGAAAGTGGTGAGGGGAAATCCTCCTGGTGGGCATGGCTCTGGCAGTATTTCTGGTCATCAGTTGAGTACGTAAGGAAAAGTGATTGGCTATAAAGATATACACAACCTTTTAAGCAGCAGCAAATAATCTGGCTGGTTGGTCAGGGCCCAGAGGAAGAAAGGttaaaaaactggagaaaaaaacaatctgGGAGAGAAGTTTGTGGCTCAAACTATGCAAGTGGATATAAACCATGCAGTTCTTTGTGTCTAAAGTCCACACGCATAAAAGATCATTCCCTAGTCAGGAGCCTAAACAACCAAGTTGAAAGGATGATACATCCAGTAGATAGCAGCCAATCTCTGTCTTCTGCCTTCTAGATCTTGCACAATGGGCCATGCACAGAGTAGTTACAGTAGCAATGACGGAGGATGTGCAGGTGCCCAACAGAATGGGGACCCTTCCACCACAGTGATTTGGTTACTCCCATTGCTGAGTGTCAACCTAGCAGCAGCAGAGACCTAAGAGCCCTTGATAGCAgaggagtctgctgctccctctccctctccctgctcgtgctcgctctctctcacaaattaataaataaaatcttaaaaagaattagaTGGGATTATTAGGAAAGATACCTCCAAGGATATGACATTTCAGATGAGGCCTGAAGAATAGAGCAGCCATGCAAAGGGCCAACGACAGAGCATTTCAGGAACAAAGTCAAAACAGCACCTAAGTAGGGAAAAGGCTTGGTACACTAGGAAATGACAGAAGTGGGCTGTGACTGGTGCAGAGGGAAACAAGTAGAGTGACATGAGCTGAAGTTGGAGAGTTAGGCCAGGGCTAACTCATCAGGACAAGACATGGAGTAGGAATTTCATTCTAAGTATAATCAGAGTTCAGTGTACAATGGAAGgagaagtgacatgatctgatttacatcTTCAAAAGATGATCTGGCTGTTCTTTGCAGGATAGTTATATGGAGGGCAAAACTGATAGTAAAAAAGAGAAGTTTTgaagagaaacaagacagagataaCATAATCTACCTTTTCATAAAGTTTGTTCCTTTTAGGAAAgtatagaaatagaaatgcagGCAGAGGAGAGTACAAAATCCATGCTAGTCTTTTTAACATGGAAAAGACTTGAGCGCGTTTGAGGCTTGGGCAGACAGTGGAGAGAGGGAAGACCAAGGGGAGAACAGAAGACAGATGAAGACTTTCAGTTCAAGACAGTAGGATGAAGGACActtctgcctccctttcctcccaaGATGTCactgaaatttcagaaaatatactcATGTTAAATGTTGTGTATTCATAATTGTACAGGAAATAAAGAATTCCTGgactatagaaataaaatgggaTAAGACTGGTAGAGAAACAGAAGGAGGGAAAATTAGAGTACCACAGTTCCCGAAAGTGGCAACACTCTACCAGGGACATGTTAGAAAATTCTGCAACTGATACTGGCCTTTAATGCTAGGGTACAGAAATACTAAATGTCCTATAAATCATAGATAGTTCCAATTGTGAAGAATTTCTCTGTACCTTGTACAAATTTTGAATGCCATTCATGTAGACTACAAAGAGACTTACAATTTTCTAAGCCTAGAATTAAAACCTATACTGCTTATAAATAGTTTGTTTATACAATTTTGATATAATGGAGTTTATACATCCATCAAAGAAGAGTATCCTTTTTTAagattcgtttatttatttgagagacagagaaggagagcatgagggactgggaggagcaggggagagagagagagaatcacaagcaaaTTCCCCTCTGAGCGTGGGGCCCAAaagggggctctatcccatgacctgGACACTGTGACCTGagtccaaatcaagagtcagacacttaaccaactgagccacccaggcaccccatcctttGTTTTATCTGAAACAAGTTGTtcactatttcaaaatattatgatGTCCATATGAGTATGTATACAGTTATAATGTTATAGGGATTTTTTACTGTTTCTTAAGTTTTAGATTCAATATATAGGCAAATAACAATGAACTTATTCGGAGAAtgcaatgtaaatattttaaacactgaCAATATAAAAAGACCAATATAACTAACCAATTTGGGAAACgtaaaaagagaagaatggtGGGAAAAGAAGTAAGTATgctatttctatcatttttttttacaacaggGAGTCCAGAGAAATGatgtgaaagactgaatgtttatatccccccaaattcatatgttgaagccctaacccccacatgatggtatttggagatggggctgatgggagaaaataaaagttagatgaggtcatgagggtggggtcctcATGATAGCATTAGTGGCCTTATAAGGCCACTAATAGCAGAAAGCTCTCCTCACCCCAAAACCCCACCCCAAGCCCACCCTGTGAGGCACATACGGCACCTCTAGTAGACTaagacaaatgacaaatgaaaaaaataaacatttaaagaatcaaATATCTATCCCATATTTCCCATAAATATTGTACCTCTAATTAAGCAAATAGTATGAGGGGAAGtttgtctttataaaaataacCCAGTTCAAAAAAAACCTATCAAGAAAGAATGAGGAATttatattatcctcattttgaaaTGCCTAGTGAATTAATAGACTTAGATATTGAGCACCAGCTACAATACcacaaaaatagagaaagcaTGACATCTGTCTCTGAATGGAACAAAACTCCATCTATAAGAATCATTGGGAAAAAAACTGATCAGGCTTCTAATGAcaagaacaagagaaagagagacagaaagggaaagagaagagaggaaaccTGCAGATTAAAAAACACTTAAGAGACCTATCCACTAATTGCAATGTGAGAACTTTATTTAGATTCTGAtcacagtaaaaagaaaaaataggaaaaaaaaatcttttgggtaGTGAGTCCACTAAAAGTCATGTTCCCCCTTCCACAATTTAGAGCTGTCACTAAGAAGTAGCTGTCTGGCCAACAACTACATTTTCCCAACCCTTTTGCATCTGGAGGTGGCCATAAAATCTGTTCTTACTAATGGAATGTAAATTGAAATTATGGCAGGACTCCTGAAAAGTAGGTATGCCTTGTCTGTTCTCATTTCCCTTCTAAAAAGCTAACTGCAGAGAATATTAAGATTTAAGAGGATAGTGGAACCACAGTATGGAAAGAGTTGAGTCACAGAATCACCATCATGGGCTGTCCACTAACTAGGAAACCCTGCTTTGAACTCTTAGAAGAACAAGatataaatttctattatgtTATGCCACTGAAATTTAGAGGTTCTAATTGTCACAGAAGTTAGTATTCCCTTAACTCATACAGAAATTGACACAGAAGTAGGGTGCTGCTATTATATAATTGTACAGTATTATAGTTCTTCTAATCTAAGAAGCCATGAATTACaagacataaaattatttaatgtacCAGTAAATTGTAATACTGACAATTAAACTACAA
The sequence above is a segment of the Zalophus californianus isolate mZalCal1 chromosome 2, mZalCal1.pri.v2, whole genome shotgun sequence genome. Coding sequences within it:
- the LOC113925388 gene encoding S-phase kinase-associated protein 1-like → MPSIKLQSSDGEIFEVDVEIAKQSVTIKTMLEDLGVDDEGDDDPVPLPNVNTAIFKKVIQWCTHHKDDPPPPKDDENKEKQTDDIPVWDQEFLKVDQGTLFQLILAANYLDIKGLLDVTCKTVANMIKGKTPEEIRKIFNIKNDFTEEEEAQVCKENQ